The proteins below are encoded in one region of Coffea arabica cultivar ET-39 chromosome 4c, Coffea Arabica ET-39 HiFi, whole genome shotgun sequence:
- the LOC113738607 gene encoding F-box/kelch-repeat protein At3g23880-like isoform X3, with translation MSPKKLHQSQMPVAKAALAPNIPEELTVDILLRLPAKSIGKFRCVSKPWRCLLSDPLFITAHLTLHLCYPQKLILFSSSPVLPSSRSIYTLTFTTADKPGSEAVLEKLTLSENILENPSSKYASIVGSCNGLVLVLGFRRELGLRDTMYLINPTTMEVVKLAASPLVRKAVLIGGALGYDSSNDDYKIVTVSCDDSTGNETSVDVFSLRSGSWKRINSLPYHLNFCSWVFLNGAIHWLACSDSDSEDYSVIAFDLTSEKFDPVPIPRGEFDPIKLVDLGGCLAIVVKQTYHQMDIWVMQEYGIGQSWTKNSLCIT, from the exons ATGTCCCCAAAGAAACTCCATCAATCTCAAATGCCGGTGGCCAAGGCTGCCTTAGCCCCAAATATTCCCGAAGAACTCACAGTCGACATACTCTTACGTCTTCCGGCGAAATCCATCGGTAAATTCAGGTGCGTCTCGAAGCCATGGCGATGTCTACTCTCCGACCCACTATTCATCACAGCCCACCTCACTCTTCATCTCTGTTACCCCCAAAAACTCATCTTGTTTTCTTCGTCCCCTGTTCTTCCCTCTTCACGCAGCATCTACACCCTAACTTTCACCACCGCTGACAAGCCTGGTTCCGAAGCCGTTTTGGAAAAGCTCACCCTTTCAGAGAACATTTTAGAGAACCCATCTTCGAAGTACGCCTCAATTGTCGGTTCTTGCAACGGGTTGGTGTTGGTGTTAGGATTCAGAAGGGAGTTAGGCTTACGGGATACCATGTATTTGATAAACCCTACAACCATGGAGGTAGTGAAATTGGCCGCTAGCCCTTTGGTTCGGAAGGCTGTTCTAATTGGGGGTGCTTTGGGTTATGATAGCTCTAATGATGATTACAAGATCGTTACTGTCTCGTGTGATGATTCCACAGGGAATGAAACTTCTGTTGATGTTTTTAGTTTGAGGAGTGGATCGTGGAAGAGAATTAATAGTTTGCCTTATCatcttaatttttgttcttgggTTTTCTTGAATGGTGCTATACATTGGTTGGCTTGCTCTGATTCTGATTCTGAAGATTATTCAGTAATAGCTTTTGATTTGACTAGCGAGAAATTTGATCCAGTGCCAATTCCCAGAGGTGAATTTGATCCTATTAAGCTTGTAGATTTAGGTGGATGTCTTGCAATTGTTGTGAAGCAAACATATCATCAGATGGATATTTGGGTGATGCAGGAGTATGGCATTGGACAATCGTGGACTAA AAATTCGTTGTGCATAACTTGA
- the LOC113738607 gene encoding F-box/kelch-repeat protein At3g06240-like isoform X2, translating into MSPKKLHQSQMPVAKAALAPNIPEELTVDILLRLPAKSIGKFSIYTLTFTTADKPGSEAVLEKLTLSENILENPSSKYASIVGSCNGLVLVLGFRRELGLRDTMYLINPTTMEVVKLAASPLVRKAVLIGGALGYDSSNDDYKIVTVSCDDSTGNETSVDVFSLRSGSWKRINSLPYHLNFCSWVFLNGAIHWLACSDSDSEDYSVIAFDLTSEKFDPVPIPRGEFDPIKLVDLGGCLAIVVKQTYHQMDIWVMQEYGIGQSWTKFSVATPNSFYLNKVVCLLGDDNVVVLNVEEQKFVVHNLTENTRRDMVVAGIGGHLRQLIGFSESLVSPIYYCQNWRAT; encoded by the exons ATGTCCCCAAAGAAACTCCATCAATCTCAAATGCCGGTGGCCAAGGCTGCCTTAGCCCCAAATATTCCCGAAGAACTCACAGTCGACATACTCTTACGTCTTCCGGCGAAATCCATCGGTAAATTCAG CATCTACACCCTAACTTTCACCACCGCTGACAAGCCTGGTTCCGAAGCCGTTTTGGAAAAGCTCACCCTTTCAGAGAACATTTTAGAGAACCCATCTTCGAAGTACGCCTCAATTGTCGGTTCTTGCAACGGGTTGGTGTTGGTGTTAGGATTCAGAAGGGAGTTAGGCTTACGGGATACCATGTATTTGATAAACCCTACAACCATGGAGGTAGTGAAATTGGCCGCTAGCCCTTTGGTTCGGAAGGCTGTTCTAATTGGGGGTGCTTTGGGTTATGATAGCTCTAATGATGATTACAAGATCGTTACTGTCTCGTGTGATGATTCCACAGGGAATGAAACTTCTGTTGATGTTTTTAGTTTGAGGAGTGGATCGTGGAAGAGAATTAATAGTTTGCCTTATCatcttaatttttgttcttgggTTTTCTTGAATGGTGCTATACATTGGTTGGCTTGCTCTGATTCTGATTCTGAAGATTATTCAGTAATAGCTTTTGATTTGACTAGCGAGAAATTTGATCCAGTGCCAATTCCCAGAGGTGAATTTGATCCTATTAAGCTTGTAGATTTAGGTGGATGTCTTGCAATTGTTGTGAAGCAAACATATCATCAGATGGATATTTGGGTGATGCAGGAGTATGGCATTGGACAATCGTGGACTAAGTTTAGTGTTGCTACACCTAACtccttttatttgaataaaGTTGTTTGCCTATTGGGGGATGATAATGTTGTTGTTTTGAATGTTGAGGAACAGAAATTCGTTGTGCATAACTTGACAGAGAACACTAGGAGGGATATGGTGGTTGCCGGCATTGGGGGTCACTTGAGACAACTTATTGGCTTTTCTGAGAGCCTTGTGTCGCCTATTTACTACTGTCAGAATTGGAGAGCAACATAA
- the LOC113739983 gene encoding F-box/kelch-repeat protein At3g06240-like — protein sequence MSLKQLDGSQLPVSTADLAPNIPQELIIDILLRLPARSVGKFSLRSGTWRRIDVLRYRLHFLSGVFLNGAIHWLVKSDVSLILAFDLSCEELKLLPLPFSRPENCLFSRIAVLDGCLTLVATMGYCIDVWMMKEYGVEESWTKFSVTTQNYAALPLPICLLGDDDLVLYVNQKLVVHSLTGETRRDMLFAGDKFRDVKAFCESLVSPICYCQK from the exons ATGTCCCTAAAACAGTTGGATGGATCCCAGCTGCCGGTGTCGACGGCAGACCTGGCCCCAAATattccccaagaactcattatcGACATACTCTTGCGCCTCCCCGCAAGATCCGTCGGCAAATTCAG TCTGAGGAGCGGAACTTGGAGGAGAATTGACGTTTTGCGTTATcgtcttcattttctttctggGGTGTTTCTGAATGGTGCTATACATTGGTTGGTGAAGTCTGACGTTTCACTAATTTTAGCTTTCGATTTGAGTTGCGAGGAATTAAAGCTCCTGCCACTGCCTTTTTCTCGTCCAGAAAACTGTTTGTTCTCTCGTATTGCAGTTCTTGACGGATGTCTAACACTGGTTGCAACTATGGGTTATTGTATTGATGTTTGGATGATGAAGGAGTATGGTGTTGAAGAATCTTGGACCAAGTTTAGTGTTACTACACAAAACTATGCGGCTCTTCCTTTACCTATTTGCCTGCTGGGGGACGATGATCTTGTTTTGTATGTGAATCAGAAACTCGTTGTGCATAGTTTGACAGGAGAAACTAGGAGGGATATGTTATTTGCTGGAGATAAGTTTAGAGATGTTAAGGCCTTTTGCGAAAGTCTTGTCTCGCCTATTTGCTATTGTCAGAAATGA
- the LOC113738607 gene encoding F-box/kelch-repeat protein At3g06240-like isoform X1: MSPKKLHQSQMPVAKAALAPNIPEELTVDILLRLPAKSIGKFRCVSKPWRCLLSDPLFITAHLTLHLCYPQKLILFSSSPVLPSSRSIYTLTFTTADKPGSEAVLEKLTLSENILENPSSKYASIVGSCNGLVLVLGFRRELGLRDTMYLINPTTMEVVKLAASPLVRKAVLIGGALGYDSSNDDYKIVTVSCDDSTGNETSVDVFSLRSGSWKRINSLPYHLNFCSWVFLNGAIHWLACSDSDSEDYSVIAFDLTSEKFDPVPIPRGEFDPIKLVDLGGCLAIVVKQTYHQMDIWVMQEYGIGQSWTKFSVATPNSFYLNKVVCLLGDDNVVVLNVEEQKFVVHNLTENTRRDMVVAGIGGHLRQLIGFSESLVSPIYYCQNWRAT, encoded by the coding sequence ATGTCCCCAAAGAAACTCCATCAATCTCAAATGCCGGTGGCCAAGGCTGCCTTAGCCCCAAATATTCCCGAAGAACTCACAGTCGACATACTCTTACGTCTTCCGGCGAAATCCATCGGTAAATTCAGGTGCGTCTCGAAGCCATGGCGATGTCTACTCTCCGACCCACTATTCATCACAGCCCACCTCACTCTTCATCTCTGTTACCCCCAAAAACTCATCTTGTTTTCTTCGTCCCCTGTTCTTCCCTCTTCACGCAGCATCTACACCCTAACTTTCACCACCGCTGACAAGCCTGGTTCCGAAGCCGTTTTGGAAAAGCTCACCCTTTCAGAGAACATTTTAGAGAACCCATCTTCGAAGTACGCCTCAATTGTCGGTTCTTGCAACGGGTTGGTGTTGGTGTTAGGATTCAGAAGGGAGTTAGGCTTACGGGATACCATGTATTTGATAAACCCTACAACCATGGAGGTAGTGAAATTGGCCGCTAGCCCTTTGGTTCGGAAGGCTGTTCTAATTGGGGGTGCTTTGGGTTATGATAGCTCTAATGATGATTACAAGATCGTTACTGTCTCGTGTGATGATTCCACAGGGAATGAAACTTCTGTTGATGTTTTTAGTTTGAGGAGTGGATCGTGGAAGAGAATTAATAGTTTGCCTTATCatcttaatttttgttcttgggTTTTCTTGAATGGTGCTATACATTGGTTGGCTTGCTCTGATTCTGATTCTGAAGATTATTCAGTAATAGCTTTTGATTTGACTAGCGAGAAATTTGATCCAGTGCCAATTCCCAGAGGTGAATTTGATCCTATTAAGCTTGTAGATTTAGGTGGATGTCTTGCAATTGTTGTGAAGCAAACATATCATCAGATGGATATTTGGGTGATGCAGGAGTATGGCATTGGACAATCGTGGACTAAGTTTAGTGTTGCTACACCTAACtccttttatttgaataaaGTTGTTTGCCTATTGGGGGATGATAATGTTGTTGTTTTGAATGTTGAGGAACAGAAATTCGTTGTGCATAACTTGACAGAGAACACTAGGAGGGATATGGTGGTTGCCGGCATTGGGGGTCACTTGAGACAACTTATTGGCTTTTCTGAGAGCCTTGTGTCGCCTATTTACTACTGTCAGAATTGGAGAGCAACATAA
- the LOC140004677 gene encoding secreted RxLR effector protein 161-like, producing MLSQEHYTERLLRKFENYDVTPVSTPYDANTQLKKNNGDPIAQSKYAQIIGSLMHLMNFTRPDIAYAVCRLSRYTHNPNREHWFALVRLMKYLRGTLNFGILYSGFPTVLEGYSDANWISDSNDTKSTSGYVFTLGGDAIAWKSARQTIIARSTMESEFVALELTGTEAEWLRNFLANIPSTKDLLPPVSIHCDCQAAIAIAKNKSYNCKSQHMRLRYDVVK from the coding sequence ATGTTGTCACAAGAACATTATACAGAGAGACTTCTTaggaagtttgaaaattatgatGTGACACCTGTGAGTACTCCTTATGATGCTAAcactcaattaaagaaaaataatggtgaCCCAATTGCTCAGTCTAAATATGCTCAGATTATTGGGAGTCTGATGCATCTGATGAATTTCACTAGACCTGATATAGCTTATGCTGTATGTCGACTGAGTAGATATACCCATAACCCCAACCGTGAGCATTGGTTTGCATTAGTCAgactaatgaaatatttgagaggtACCTTGAATTTTGGTATCCTGTATAGTGGATTTCCCACTGTATTAGAGGGTTACAGTGATGCTAATTGGATATCTGATTCAAATGATACGAAATCCACTAGTGGTTATGTGTTCACCCTTGGTGGTGATGCAATAGCATGGAAATCTGCTAGACAGACAATCATTGCTAGATCAACAATGGAGTCAGAGTTTGTAGCTCTGGAACTGACAGGGACTGAGGCCGAGTGGTTGAGAAATTTCTTAGCTAATATTCCTTCAACTAAGGATTTGTTGCCTCCTGTGTCCATACATTGTGACTGTCAAGCAGCGATTGCCATAGCAAAAAATAAATCTTATAATTGTAAAAGTCAACACATGAGATTGAGATATGATGTCGTAAAGTAG